The sequence CCAGCCTGCCTTTGATTCCGCTGTGTGTTTGCTTGATACTGAACTGCTAAGTGGGATTACAACTTGTTTTGAATTATAAATTCCCACTTCACTCATCTGAAGTTCAACAGCTAATTAGGTCTTTTCCTTTAAGATTTAACAATGCCTCTTGTCAAAATTTGGGAAATAGTCATTGGAATAAACTACATAAGTATATAAACTATACAgacaaatataaaatagaataaaaatataaataaaaaaccaaAGACACTCAAAACAAAAACGAAGACTAACCTAAAAAAGataaagatgacattttaaCAAGactggaaagcaaagcagaaggtGCTGtatcattttccagaaaaattagGCTATTGTGACCTTTTTCTGCCTTGTGTACTGAAGTCTTAAATGCGGGCAGTTATAATGATTATCTTGTActgccaaaaaaataatttgcacttCTTTATACTGTcaattggaaaaaaagtcatatgCAATATGGATTAAGATGCCTCTTAAGTACAACCTACAGTTTTCACTTAAGGGGATTAAAATGCTCAAGCTTGACTGTATTGCAAGCGTGACATCTAAGCTGTTGTAGAAAGGATTACATTAGACACGTGGCTGGGCCAGGCCTTATCAAAGCAGTAGCTACCCTAAATACCTCACAGCAGgaactgtgtttgttttttattcctgtaCAAAAAAGATGTTATAATGATCATTATTAACATCTCAGTATGTTGCCAAAGagatattcttttctttcccttgccaAAGTACACAGAATAAATAACTGGACTGAACTCACTTGTCTCTTAAAGCATATAACACATCAAAGTTACAAACTTTGAGACTAATCTGTCTGCAAGTACCTTCTCCTCGCGCTGTATCTGAAAATAAACCAATCACGAAACAATTACCTGTAATTAATTATGTCTGCACAGCCTAGTCTCCACTCCAAGGTCTCTGTAGTGAAGTCATCCGTGTTACCAAGATCAGTGAAGCCAACAACATAGTCTTGCGATTTTCCGTCTTTTATTAGTGCTAGAGTGGGGATTACTTTGATGCGCAGTCTCTCACATAAGAAAGGAGATTTTTCTGCGTTTAATTTCAAGAATTTTGTCTCAACATGTTTTTTTGCCAATACAGTCAAATGCTTGTCCATTATTTGACACctgttgaaaaaaacaaaacatataaaATGTTAGACTCAATAAGCTGAAGAACATGTGCTTTACAGCAAGTTAAAGAAGAACTGTAAAGAGCTATTTCTATCATGTTACTTCCTCAGATATGACCTTTGCAATGAAAAATTTAGTCCCAAGAGAAGCCGTGTTGTAAAGGTAGACAGATTTAACAACTAATAGAGTAACGCCCTGGAGCACCCTTAATGCACAATTACACCTTGCATTTCTCTTGTTTCTTCCTAATTACACCGCCCATGCACCTGACAGCCTCTCTCATTTCTTGAGAGAATGGAATTTCCCTCTGACTTCTATTCTTCCTGCTTCAGCTCCACTGACTGTGAGCTGGGACAACTTCTCTACAACAACTTCACAAAAGTACTCTGCACGTTACagagctttgtatttttttagtattttttatgCCTCCACAGCTGAGATGCAGTAACTTGCTGCatagaagaaattattttcagagtGCTTCAATAGTGCCATaagcaaatatttcacttttctgttaaaatgtaGTAAGAATGAACATATGATTATTGTTTCTCAGCTGAGGGACAGTAACATGAGCTGCTCAAAATAATTGTCAGATGGCAGTGATCTGTAGGCTTGTCATCTTTGAGTGGTGTGGCTTAGCTGCACAAACTCTGTGATGTGGCTGTCCTTTAACTAAAAGGGAAGGCTGAGTAGATCAAAAAGCTGGAATGGGCAAGGATGAAAGCAACTTGATACTGTAGTTGGTAAACCTGACATACCAGCTTCAAGCTGGTTGTCACCACTACACATTGCACAAAGAACTTTCTCTAAAGTTCCTTCTCCTGTCTGAGTCTACAGGCTTCATTGGTTCAGAAAAACCAAACACCCCAAACCTATTCTAAGCTAATTATTTGCACAGATATTCTTTCAACTTCCTTGAGTAAAAGCTAGCTGAATACAACTGCTTCAGATATTTTGAATTGTagaatggttttggttggaagaccatctaattccagctCCCCCTGCCATGCAGTCCCATTCCAGTCCCCCTGCacggacacctcccaccagaccaggctgcccaaagccccatccagcctggccttgaacacctccagggatggggcatccacagcttctctgggcagcccgtgccagggcctcaccaccctcagactgaagaatttcctcctaacatctaatttaaatctcttctctttcaatttaaaactatttccccttgtcctatctctAAATGCCCTgtcaaagagtccctctccagcttttctgtaggccccctttaggtactggaaggctactgtaaggtctccctggagccttttcttctccaggctgaacagccccagctcccccagcctgcCTTCATTCATAACAGAGCggctccagctctctgatcatcttcgtggcccttctctggacccactccaacagctccatgtccttcttacgttaggggccccagagctgaatgcagtgttTCAGGTGAGGTCTCACAGAAAGCTCTCTCAAAAATAAACTCTCTACTTATGAGAGGCAAAAATTTAACTTAGAAAACATAAGACATATATGCCTCACTGCATAATCTGGATTTGACCTCTTTCAATTTCTCACATTGAAGCTGTTTCAGTTTATGTTCCGTAAATCAGAGAAAacaacttgggaaaaaaaatagggcaaCCGTCTCCTCCTTCGACAAACAGCTCTATTTTGCAATTGCATTTTAACAGAAGACGTTGAGATAAACCCACCCAGGAATAGCCTACAACCCAGAACTTCTGAAATTCTTCCAAGTAAGTGGGAGATCTTATTTTAGGTTCCTATTTTGAGTCAGGACATAGATCTAGGTCTCTCACACCCTAAAGAAGTGACATAATCACAAAGGTACAGGCCCAAAGGGAAAGAGCTGGTTGGTATCCACAAATCCTTTCAAAGTCAAAACGTTGAATATTGAAGATGCCTAGACAGGTTTTTGTTTACGTTTTGATTTTTGGTTGCCAGAATTGTCCAGAATATCTCCATCTGGAATAACCAAAGTGATCTTTTTGAAGTTGCTATGGTCACTACATTTAGAGCTGGCTCCCTCAAGCTAAATCAATAATGAACCGCAGCAATCTCTCAAACGCTGTCAAAGAAGTTACGCATTTGTATTCTAATCAACTATGCAAGAGGGTTTTAATCCTTGTCAAATCATATCAACTTTAGTTGGAATCATAAAAAGCTTTCAGAGGGAAGcaagaattggaaaaaaagaaaatcaaggaaTTTGCATGCTTctaaaaaatctgtatttactTATGAGATTtgaaaaaaggtgttttttgtaGACATctataaacaaaatgtttcttgaacaTAGCTTATTTACCATACCTGAAAGTTGTATCTCTATAGAAATGGCAAAccacatttttactttctttgacTTCTTGGAAAAAGTCTCTCTCACTTGGGATTTCTCTGTACTCCCCATGTCCTTTTGAAAGCCACTCCttatggaaaaggaaaggaaataattagTATTTAGTCAGTTAGTCCTGCATCTGACATGCCAGCTCTacagcttttaagaaaaaaaagggagggggctTCAGTGAAAACCCATTTCATACAGTTAGAATACATAGTTAGAAACAAATTAGGCAAAGGTCTCTAGGCCAGACAATACTTCTAAGGTTGCCTCTTTCTCAAGAGCAGGCAGGTGGCTGAGCACCTTTCTTGTTTGCAAATACAAGTCTTGTACAGAGTTGCTCACATTTCTGCAGCGCAGCTTCCCCGTAAGATTAGACTAGttcaaagagaaaactgaaaacaaaattgtcaGAATTTGAAAACTGTAGATCTACAACTTGGGCCactccaaaatgtttttgcaccCTAAAAGAACTTGTCTAAAACTGATTCAAGTTATAACAGCTATTATTTCTTGCGATCTTTCTCTCTGTGAAAAAATAGGGAGAAATAAGCCCGCAAAAACTCGATGCTGAATACAGACTGAACGTATCTTACTAAGAGCCAGGCTTCCAGAAAACCCCTGACAACACAGGCGTGCATACCTGTTACTCaaaaagtgaaggaagaaacagaaattcacaAGCTAACATTTATAGGCTATTTCAAACCTGCTCAACTAAATGTGCAAATACAGTCTGGGAAAAGATGAGCTCCTAGATTTTCAAGACATGCAGTTAAGAAAAAAACGCAACAAAAACAGCTGCCATGATACAGAAAATTATACTGTATTAAAGCATATACAGACTAAGCTAAATGATTAAGAGGGAAGCACGACAAAAACATGACGAGAACATGACATTTCAGctttcaatgcaaaaaaaaccccaccattCTTGATCTTGCAGTTGTGTgttagagattaaaaaaaagggggggagcTCCTAGCAAATCAAAACTTTCCTGTAGACTAAATTACAACAGAACAAAGCATTTCCTGAACATTTTAACATGAACGTTGGCAGAAATTACGTGAAGAAGTTATAATGATGCAAATCACGCACTGACTTATGCTTCAACAGTGGATAAGTTAATTTTCCTGCACATTGTTATTCCAGAAGAGCGTGGGGCATCTTCCTCCTTTTACGGAGCAGTATCCTACTTCAAATGTGAAAATGCACAAGAACAATGAGGTGAGATCAACtagcaagaacatttttttacatGAGAACTAACATATTAGCATCTAGAGAACGTCCAAGCACTACGGCTTTTGAAAAAGGACAACACTGGAGTCAAATATAAACTGAACCTCTGAAGACATGCAAGCAGCGTGACACCTTCTCTACTTCCATCTTTAGAGAATCAAAGCAACTAActctgcctctcctgcagcaTCCCAACCACGCAGCAACATTTTACTGCATTCCCATTTGAAAGCACGGCATTAGCCACCACAGCCAAAACATCTCCTTTCAACCCAGTCACCTCCCCCTTGTCCCTATTTCTTTGTTTAGGTTTGCATGAAGTTAAGAAACCTATGGCTTCCCTATTTAGAATTTAGCTCTCACACCATATGTTaccaaagctttcttttcaggAAGAACCATCTATGCTCGAGGAGACTTTTGGGGGAGCACAAGGACTACAATTTAGCCAGATATACCAGGGACCAAAGCAGAATTCCtctctgcaagaaaaaataaccaGTCACACACAGCCAACATTTCATTGGAGTAGAAGAAGAGTGGGACAAAGTTCCACCCTAGAACAAAAAAAGACCCTGAatctttcttctgcaaaataCCTTAGAAAAGAACAGGCACCACCTACATGCCTTAACTAAGATTCTCCAGAATTCAGAAGTATAAGGTACCAAAAAGGCTTATGATTAGGTTGTCTGTGAGCCTTATGATTTCAGATGACAACATTCAGTGAATAACAACACACTGAAATCTCTGTATTAGACTCTTGTCCTGTCCTTATTGTAAGATAATCACACAGCTTCCTTTCTCCTGTTGAAAACCACAAACCAAGCACACATGGACAGAGATCTGCTTTCCTGAATAGCTTAAAATTAACAAGTACAGAAAggtgaagaaagagaagagaacaCTTAGGTCACATGTACAGTTCCCCTAGGATTTCCAAAAACTGTTATGTTTTGCACATCAGGAGTCTATATTAGCAGAAGACTTACCTGTTTCTGCTGCTTGGCCTTTTTCAGTGCTTCAAGCCTCCTTTGTTTAAGGCGTTCCAATTCATCTTCATCCATTTGGTCCAGCTTCTGCATTTCAGCATCCAGATGTTCTTCTACTACCTTGGTGGTCTGAAGGATTTCATTCTCCAGAACTTTCTGGAGAATTTCAACAGACGTATCAGCAGCCATCTTTAAGCGTAAAGCGATCCCTTCAGATCTGTGAAAAAAGCAATACACAGAATTTACATATAaagactttttaatttaaagcctgaTCTCTCTTACATGCAttgtacagaaacaaaatgcaatgCTGTTTAAAGACTGCAGCACATGGATATGTTCGGTATCGAAACCCCCTTCAGAGTAGCAACAAGGACTCCAGTCAGGTCCTGTTCTCTCCACCCCAGGGCCAGGTACCGACAGCGCA comes from Anser cygnoides isolate HZ-2024a breed goose chromosome 1, Taihu_goose_T2T_genome, whole genome shotgun sequence and encodes:
- the TXNDC9 gene encoding thioredoxin domain-containing protein 9, coding for MAADTSVEILQKVLENEILQTTKVVEEHLDAEMQKLDQMDEDELERLKQRRLEALKKAKQQKQEWLSKGHGEYREIPSERDFFQEVKESKNVVCHFYRDTTFRCQIMDKHLTVLAKKHVETKFLKLNAEKSPFLCERLRIKVIPTLALIKDGKSQDYVVGFTDLGNTDDFTTETLEWRLGCADIINYSGNLMEPPFQNQKKFGTSFTKLEKKTIRGKIYDSDSDDD